One segment of Streptomyces sp. NBC_01463 DNA contains the following:
- a CDS encoding amidohydrolase family protein has translation MLCIRGVVLPEREERSFWTDGEVLRAGAPPGGRPGRGARTVVDGGWLLPGLVDVHTHPGSTDPGTPFDEKLLREQLAEHRDAGVLAVRTPGTAARMPAWVDADPELPRVTSAGRWLATPGRFFPGFGRDVGEDELVRAALEEAAASSGWCKVIGDWRADEPAVPLALLTAVVAAVHGAGGKVAVHCQTAEGTRNAVLAGADSLEHGMHLDPALLDRMASQGTAFVPTLGIFGAKADAMRAREPGLRRDLWLAGWDTMFGNVRAAHEAGVTVLAGTDSFPCGTVAGEAAWLVRAGLSAEAALGAASWTARAWLGLPGLVDGAPADLVAYATDPTADPAALGHPSRIILRGRVVR, from the coding sequence ATGCTGTGCATACGAGGCGTGGTGCTGCCGGAGCGCGAGGAGCGCTCGTTCTGGACCGACGGAGAGGTGCTCCGGGCCGGGGCGCCGCCGGGCGGACGCCCGGGCCGGGGCGCCCGGACGGTCGTGGACGGTGGCTGGCTGCTGCCCGGCCTCGTCGACGTGCACACGCATCCGGGGTCAACGGACCCCGGCACACCCTTCGACGAGAAGCTGCTGCGCGAACAGCTGGCCGAGCACCGGGACGCCGGGGTGCTCGCGGTACGCACCCCGGGGACCGCCGCGCGGATGCCCGCGTGGGTGGACGCTGATCCGGAGCTGCCGCGGGTCACGTCGGCGGGGCGCTGGCTCGCGACGCCCGGCAGGTTCTTCCCCGGCTTCGGCCGGGACGTCGGCGAGGACGAGCTCGTCCGGGCGGCGCTGGAGGAGGCGGCCGCCTCTTCGGGGTGGTGCAAGGTCATCGGCGACTGGCGCGCGGACGAGCCGGCGGTACCGCTCGCCCTGCTGACCGCGGTGGTGGCCGCCGTGCACGGGGCGGGCGGCAAGGTGGCGGTGCACTGCCAGACGGCCGAGGGCACGCGCAACGCGGTGCTGGCGGGCGCCGACAGCCTGGAACACGGCATGCATCTGGATCCCGCGCTGCTGGACCGGATGGCCTCGCAGGGCACGGCGTTCGTGCCGACCCTGGGCATCTTCGGTGCGAAGGCCGACGCGATGCGTGCGCGGGAGCCCGGGCTGCGGCGCGATCTGTGGCTGGCCGGGTGGGACACCATGTTCGGCAACGTGCGGGCCGCCCACGAGGCGGGGGTCACGGTGCTGGCCGGCACCGACTCGTTCCCCTGCGGAACGGTCGCGGGCGAGGCCGCCTGGCTGGTGCGGGCGGGGCTGTCCGCCGAGGCCGCCCTGGGCGCGGCGTCCTGGACGGCGCGGGCCTGGCTGGGGCTGCCGGGTCTGGTCGACGGCGCCCCCGCCGACCTCGTCGCCTACGCCACCGATCCGACGGCCGATCCCGCGGCCCTCGGTCACCCGAGCCGGATCATTCTCCGGGGACGCGTGGTGCGCTGA
- a CDS encoding SH3 domain-containing protein: MIKKILLAAAMLTAGLGLAVSPAAQAAPGTVAAHRVEAAPALVCTVNDNGVNFRGGPGTDYPVLGQVNRGQNLDARGQEGSWVMGDLWGGPTGVWIHVAYLDC; encoded by the coding sequence ATGATCAAGAAGATTCTGCTGGCCGCGGCGATGCTGACCGCAGGTCTCGGCCTGGCCGTCTCGCCCGCCGCCCAGGCCGCCCCGGGCACGGTCGCCGCGCACCGTGTCGAGGCGGCCCCGGCCCTGGTCTGCACGGTCAACGACAACGGGGTCAACTTCCGCGGCGGGCCGGGCACGGACTACCCGGTGCTGGGCCAGGTGAACCGGGGCCAGAACCTCGACGCACGCGGCCAGGAGGGCAGTTGGGTGATGGGTGACCTGTGGGGCGGCCCCACCGGCGTCTGGATCCACGTGGCCTACCTGGACTGCTGA
- a CDS encoding chitosanase — MLSGCAGADGSSSGKGSSGPGLDAPAKKDIAMQLVSSAENSSLDWKAQYAYIQDIGDGRGYTAGIIGFCSGTGDMLSVVERYTKARPGNPLERFLPALRAVKGTDAHTGLGRPFTGAWVKAAGDSAFRSAQDAERDRSYFDPAVGQGKEDGLGALGQFIYYDAYVMHGAGDTDGNVGFRTMRRRALAEARPPAEGGDEAEYLDAFLDARVAAIREEPSHRDTSRVETAQRVFVREGNFGLDTPLRWKVYGDSYLIKGSGGS, encoded by the coding sequence GTGCTGTCCGGGTGCGCGGGGGCCGACGGCTCCTCCTCCGGCAAGGGTTCCTCCGGGCCCGGGCTGGACGCCCCGGCGAAGAAGGACATCGCCATGCAGCTGGTCTCCAGCGCCGAGAACTCCTCGCTGGACTGGAAGGCGCAGTACGCGTACATCCAGGACATCGGCGACGGCCGCGGCTACACCGCGGGCATCATCGGCTTCTGCTCCGGCACCGGCGACATGCTGAGCGTGGTCGAGCGGTACACGAAGGCCCGGCCCGGAAATCCCCTGGAACGGTTCCTGCCGGCGCTGCGCGCGGTGAAGGGGACCGACGCGCACACGGGACTCGGCCGCCCGTTCACCGGGGCCTGGGTGAAGGCGGCGGGCGACAGCGCGTTCCGCTCGGCGCAGGACGCCGAGCGGGACCGGTCCTACTTCGACCCTGCGGTCGGGCAGGGGAAGGAGGACGGGCTGGGCGCGCTGGGCCAGTTCATCTACTACGACGCGTACGTGATGCACGGGGCCGGCGACACGGACGGCAACGTCGGCTTCCGTACGATGCGCCGCCGGGCCCTGGCCGAGGCCCGGCCCCCGGCGGAGGGCGGCGACGAGGCGGAGTACCTCGACGCGTTCCTCGACGCCCGGGTCGCGGCGATCCGCGAGGAGCCCTCGCACCGGGACACCAGCCGGGTCGAGACCGCCCAGCGGGTGTTCGTGCGCGAGGGGAACTTCGGCCTGGACACTCCACTGCGGTGGAAGGTGTACGGCGACAGTTATCTGATCAAGGGTTCCGGGGGTTCGTAA
- a CDS encoding glycoside hydrolase family 18 chitinase, protein MFEHTPLRRRTATALLAVLALLLALLSLQTAPAHAAGKLTATFTSADNGPWWKGTYVLRNDTDTAVTGWSLEFDLPAGVALSSSYNGTVTARGSHITAVNAHYNGTVAAHSTTEPYSYWFVATGPITAPTGCRINGDKCDGSADAPPGAPGGLKRTDVTARTASLSWTAAAAGDFPVASYDILAGGKVVGSATAATSATVTGLTPATAYAFTVRAKDTRGNTSAESAPLTVTTVDPATDTSPPTAPGALHATATDSSSVTLSWTAATDNQRVAAYDIHRGSALATTVSGTTTTATIGGLSPSTSYTFTVRARDAADNASPASSTLTVKTDDIVGAGNYAKVGYFVQWGIYGRQYFVKNLHDSGAAGKLDIVNYAFANVDPANLTCLNGVTKGTTADPQDPEQGTGAGDADADYARPFSAAQSVDGVADDGWGKLRGNFNQLKKLKQLHPDLKIVVSLGGWTYSKYFSDVAATDAARKKFVSSCIDMYIKGNLPAYGGAGGPGTAAGIFDGFDIDWEWPGTGTGHPGNHYSPDDKGNLTLLLAEFRKQLDALGGGHRLLTAFTPADPQKIGEGWDLSKVFDSLDVANVQGYDFHGSGSDNSWEPNRTGHQANLYSDAQDPYGFHFSADAAIKAYTDAGVEPRKLTLGIPFYGRGWQNVTEGGAAGEWQPAGGAAPGQFAEEAGTRGYSNLIGAYPTMAVRHDEQSVSTYGYTGNQWWSFDDTWSIGKKTAYVKDKGLLGVMVWEMSGDTPQGTLMGALDSGLK, encoded by the coding sequence ATGTTCGAGCACACGCCCCTCAGACGGAGAACGGCGACCGCCCTCCTCGCCGTTCTCGCGCTCCTTCTCGCCCTGCTGTCCCTGCAGACGGCCCCCGCGCACGCCGCGGGCAAGCTGACGGCGACCTTCACCTCGGCCGACAACGGCCCGTGGTGGAAGGGCACCTACGTCCTGCGCAACGACACCGACACGGCCGTCACCGGCTGGAGCCTCGAGTTCGACCTGCCGGCCGGGGTCGCGCTCAGCTCCTCGTACAACGGCACCGTCACCGCCCGGGGCAGCCACATCACCGCGGTCAACGCCCACTACAACGGTACGGTCGCCGCGCACAGCACCACCGAGCCGTACAGCTACTGGTTCGTCGCCACCGGCCCGATCACCGCACCGACCGGCTGCCGGATCAACGGCGACAAGTGCGACGGCTCCGCCGACGCCCCGCCCGGCGCACCCGGCGGGCTCAAGCGGACCGATGTGACCGCCCGCACCGCCTCGCTGTCGTGGACGGCCGCCGCCGCGGGGGACTTCCCGGTGGCCTCGTACGACATCCTGGCGGGCGGCAAGGTGGTCGGCTCGGCGACCGCGGCGACCTCCGCCACCGTCACCGGTCTCACCCCCGCCACCGCCTACGCCTTCACCGTCCGGGCCAAGGACACCCGCGGCAACACCTCCGCCGAGAGCGCCCCCCTGACCGTCACCACGGTCGACCCGGCCACCGACACCTCCCCGCCGACGGCCCCCGGCGCCCTGCACGCCACCGCGACCGACTCCTCGTCCGTCACGCTGTCCTGGACCGCCGCGACGGACAACCAGCGGGTCGCCGCGTACGACATCCACCGCGGCTCCGCCCTCGCCACGACGGTCTCCGGCACCACGACCACCGCCACCATCGGCGGCCTGTCCCCCTCGACCTCGTACACCTTCACCGTCAGGGCGCGTGACGCGGCCGACAACGCCTCGCCGGCGAGCAGCACCCTCACCGTGAAGACCGACGACATCGTCGGCGCGGGCAACTACGCGAAGGTCGGCTACTTCGTCCAGTGGGGGATCTACGGCCGCCAGTACTTCGTCAAGAACCTCCACGACTCCGGCGCCGCCGGCAAGCTCGACATCGTCAACTACGCCTTCGCCAACGTCGATCCCGCCAACCTCACCTGCCTGAACGGCGTCACCAAGGGCACCACCGCCGACCCGCAGGACCCCGAGCAGGGCACCGGTGCGGGCGACGCGGACGCCGACTACGCCCGCCCGTTCAGCGCCGCCCAGTCCGTGGACGGCGTCGCGGACGACGGCTGGGGCAAACTGCGCGGAAACTTCAACCAGTTGAAGAAGCTGAAGCAGCTCCACCCGGACCTCAAGATCGTGGTCTCGCTCGGCGGCTGGACGTACTCGAAGTACTTCTCCGACGTCGCCGCCACCGACGCCGCGCGCAAGAAGTTCGTCTCCTCCTGCATCGACATGTACATCAAGGGCAATCTGCCCGCGTACGGCGGCGCGGGCGGCCCCGGCACCGCGGCCGGCATCTTCGACGGCTTCGACATCGACTGGGAGTGGCCCGGCACCGGCACCGGACACCCCGGCAACCACTACTCACCCGACGACAAGGGCAACCTCACCCTGCTGCTCGCCGAGTTCCGCAAGCAGCTGGACGCCCTCGGCGGCGGCCACCGCCTGCTGACCGCCTTCACTCCCGCCGACCCGCAGAAGATCGGTGAGGGCTGGGACCTGTCCAAGGTCTTCGACTCGCTGGACGTCGCCAACGTCCAGGGCTACGACTTCCACGGCTCCGGCAGCGACAACTCCTGGGAACCGAACCGCACCGGCCACCAGGCCAACCTCTACTCGGACGCCCAGGACCCGTACGGCTTCCACTTCAGCGCGGACGCCGCCATCAAGGCGTACACGGACGCGGGCGTCGAGCCCCGGAAACTGACCCTCGGCATCCCGTTCTACGGCCGCGGCTGGCAGAACGTCACCGAAGGCGGCGCGGCGGGCGAATGGCAGCCGGCGGGCGGCGCGGCCCCCGGCCAGTTCGCCGAGGAGGCCGGCACCCGGGGGTACTCCAACCTCATCGGCGCGTACCCCACGATGGCGGTCCGTCACGACGAACAGTCCGTATCGACTTACGGATACACCGGCAACCAGTGGTGGTCCTTCGACGACACCTGGTCCATCGGGAAGAAGACCGCGTACGTGAAGGACAAGGGCCTGCTGGGCGTCATGGTCTGGGAGATGTCGGGTGACACCCCGCAGGGGACGCTGATGGGCGCGCTCGACTCCGGGCTGAAGTAG
- a CDS encoding alpha/beta hydrolase, with product MDDQSVVDVGDVRLAYRTWGDPFGSPVVLLHGLGGSAASWEAAGSLLGQEWRVYALDLRGHGESDWPDAYDFEAMRDDVLGFLDECELDRVGLVGHDLGGVVAHLLAQEHADRVERLVLVETPPPFPGAAGPVAGPEGPVDYDEAVIAAVRTQLADPDPAWEEGLGEIVAPTLILAGGPASTMPQARLQDMASLIPDCHLLTIGGGHRLHEVHADQVAQQITEFFTS from the coding sequence ATGGATGATCAGTCTGTTGTGGATGTCGGCGACGTACGACTGGCGTACCGGACCTGGGGCGACCCGTTCGGCTCGCCCGTCGTGCTGCTGCACGGCCTCGGCGGGTCCGCCGCGAGCTGGGAGGCGGCCGGGAGTCTGCTCGGTCAGGAATGGCGGGTGTACGCCCTGGACCTGCGGGGGCACGGCGAGAGCGACTGGCCCGACGCGTACGACTTCGAGGCGATGCGGGACGACGTCCTCGGCTTCCTCGACGAGTGCGAGCTCGACCGGGTCGGCCTGGTGGGCCACGACCTGGGCGGCGTCGTCGCCCACCTCCTCGCCCAGGAGCACGCGGACCGGGTGGAGCGGCTGGTGCTGGTGGAGACCCCGCCGCCGTTCCCCGGCGCCGCTGGCCCGGTGGCCGGCCCCGAAGGGCCGGTCGACTACGACGAGGCCGTGATCGCGGCCGTACGCACCCAGCTCGCCGACCCCGACCCGGCGTGGGAGGAGGGCCTCGGCGAGATCGTCGCCCCGACGCTGATCCTGGCCGGCGGCCCGGCGAGCACCATGCCGCAGGCCCGGCTCCAGGACATGGCCTCCCTGATCCCGGACTGCCACCTCCTCACGATCGGCGGCGGCCACCGGCTCCACGAGGTGCACGCCGACCAGGTCGCCCAGCAGATCACGGAGTTCTTCACCAGCTGA
- a CDS encoding fibronectin type III domain-containing protein, with protein MEGNTVQRPHATAALACSAALLLATLTACGSEAEADTRKPTAPHGVTAQASSATSAHVMWEPATDDKAVTGYEVYRQGRKVKSVPAAKVMIDVDGLAASTAYTFTVRARDAAGNLSTPSAAAAVTTPAPTPADHEAPTRPVKLRGKADGGRAATLSWGGSTDDIGVTSYDIYQEGSRIHSVPGTRTTARLTGLRPGTVYTFTVRARDAADTSSADSNTFDLTTATAPGAPASTAPTDLRVTSTAQGREYAVDLDWKQPETGGEIPAYQLYLDGRLTTTIVWGGEPPAGRASYRLTVTDPRGTRYSMKIRAKLPDGKWGDFSAARTVVLGG; from the coding sequence ATGGAAGGCAACACCGTGCAACGCCCCCACGCAACCGCCGCGTTGGCCTGCTCCGCCGCCCTGCTCCTCGCCACGCTCACCGCCTGCGGCTCCGAAGCCGAGGCGGACACCAGGAAACCGACCGCGCCGCACGGAGTGACCGCCCAGGCGAGCAGTGCCACCTCCGCGCACGTCATGTGGGAACCGGCCACCGACGACAAGGCCGTCACCGGGTACGAGGTCTACCGCCAGGGCAGGAAGGTGAAGTCCGTGCCCGCGGCCAAGGTGATGATCGACGTCGACGGGCTGGCCGCCTCGACCGCGTACACCTTCACCGTCCGCGCCCGGGACGCCGCCGGGAATCTCTCCACGCCGAGCGCCGCCGCGGCCGTGACCACCCCGGCGCCGACCCCGGCCGATCACGAGGCCCCGACCCGGCCGGTGAAACTGCGCGGCAAGGCCGACGGCGGCCGGGCCGCGACGCTGTCCTGGGGCGGCTCCACGGACGACATCGGTGTCACCTCGTACGACATCTACCAGGAGGGCTCCCGCATCCACAGCGTGCCCGGTACGCGGACCACGGCCCGGCTGACGGGGCTGCGGCCCGGCACCGTCTACACCTTCACCGTCCGCGCCCGCGACGCGGCCGACACCTCGTCGGCCGACAGCAACACCTTCGACCTCACCACCGCGACCGCCCCCGGCGCGCCCGCGAGTACCGCCCCCACCGACCTGCGGGTCACGAGCACCGCCCAGGGCCGGGAGTACGCCGTGGACCTGGACTGGAAGCAGCCGGAGACCGGCGGCGAGATCCCCGCGTACCAGCTCTACCTCGACGGCCGGCTGACCACCACGATCGTCTGGGGCGGCGAGCCGCCCGCGGGCCGGGCGAGCTACCGGCTGACGGTCACCGACCCGCGCGGCACCCGCTACTCGATGAAGATCCGCGCCAAGCTCCCGGACGGGAAGTGGGGCGACTTCTCGGCGGCGCGCACCGTCGTGCTCGGCGGCTGA
- a CDS encoding chitosanase has translation MHAPHKRTARRNTRSVRVALVALGLTLTAIPATAFAGTAPAPTAVHQQEAAASGLDDPAKKDIAMQLVSSAENSSLDWKAQYGYIEDIGDGRGYTAGIIGFCSGTGDMLDLVELYTQREPGNPLAEYLPALREVDGTDSHDGLDPGFSEAWETAAGDPAFQQAQNDERDRVYFDPAVGRGKSDGLGTLGQFAYYDAIVMHGDGGDSTSFGSIRQRALAQAKPPAQGGDEVTYLNAFLDARVWAMKQEEAHSDTSRVDTAQRVFLNEGNLNLDPPLDWKVYGDSFHIG, from the coding sequence GTGCACGCTCCCCACAAGCGCACCGCACGTCGCAACACCCGATCCGTGCGCGTCGCCCTCGTCGCGCTCGGTCTGACCCTCACGGCGATACCGGCCACGGCCTTCGCAGGTACCGCGCCCGCCCCCACGGCGGTCCATCAGCAGGAGGCAGCCGCGAGCGGGCTCGACGATCCGGCGAAGAAGGACATCGCCATGCAACTGGTCTCCAGCGCGGAGAACTCCTCGCTGGACTGGAAGGCGCAGTACGGCTACATCGAGGACATAGGTGACGGCCGCGGCTACACGGCGGGCATCATCGGCTTCTGCTCCGGCACCGGCGACATGCTCGACCTGGTGGAGCTGTACACCCAGCGGGAGCCGGGCAATCCGCTCGCGGAGTACCTGCCCGCCCTGCGCGAGGTGGACGGCACCGACTCGCACGACGGCCTCGACCCGGGCTTCAGCGAGGCCTGGGAGACGGCGGCCGGCGATCCGGCGTTCCAGCAGGCGCAGAACGACGAGCGCGACCGGGTGTACTTCGACCCGGCGGTCGGCCGGGGCAAGAGCGACGGGCTGGGCACGCTCGGGCAGTTCGCGTACTACGACGCCATCGTGATGCACGGCGACGGCGGCGACAGCACGAGCTTCGGATCCATCCGGCAGCGGGCCCTCGCGCAGGCGAAGCCGCCGGCCCAGGGCGGCGACGAGGTCACCTACCTCAACGCCTTCCTGGACGCGCGGGTCTGGGCGATGAAGCAGGAGGAGGCCCACTCCGACACCAGCCGGGTGGACACCGCCCAGCGGGTCTTCCTGAACGAGGGCAATCTGAACCTGGATCCGCCGCTCGACTGGAAGGTCTACGGCGACAGCTTCCACATCGGCTGA
- a CDS encoding TIGR03086 family metal-binding protein: MDTQTNPAPLLDLGPAARRITGMLDTIDDGRLAGPTPCPDVTVGALLAHVEGLAVAFRDAAGKKLGATTDTAPSVESGVLADGWRSTLPVALDEMVAAWRSPDAWAGMTRAGSVDLPGEVAGMVALNELVLHGWDLARSTGQPYGAEEAHLRNTLALLADAGDEPSPDSPFGPPVPVPDDAPLLDRAVARSGRRPDWRPSS; this comes from the coding sequence ATGGACACCCAGACGAACCCTGCGCCCCTCCTCGACCTCGGACCCGCGGCCCGGCGGATCACCGGAATGCTCGACACCATCGACGACGGCCGGCTGGCCGGCCCGACCCCCTGTCCGGATGTGACCGTGGGCGCCCTGCTCGCCCACGTCGAAGGGCTGGCGGTGGCCTTCCGGGACGCCGCGGGCAAGAAGCTGGGGGCGACGACCGACACGGCGCCCTCCGTGGAGTCGGGGGTGCTCGCCGACGGCTGGCGCTCCACGCTGCCCGTGGCGCTCGACGAGATGGTGGCCGCCTGGCGCTCCCCGGACGCCTGGGCCGGGATGACCAGGGCCGGCAGCGTGGACCTGCCGGGCGAGGTGGCGGGGATGGTCGCGCTCAACGAGCTGGTGCTGCACGGATGGGACCTGGCGCGGTCCACGGGGCAGCCGTACGGGGCCGAGGAGGCGCATCTGAGGAACACGCTGGCGCTGCTGGCCGACGCGGGCGACGAGCCGTCGCCCGACTCCCCGTTCGGCCCGCCGGTCCCCGTCCCGGACGACGCGCCGCTGCTGGACCGGGCGGTCGCACGCAGCGGCCGGCGCCCGGACTGGCGGCCGTCGAGCTGA